A window of the Streptomyces formicae genome harbors these coding sequences:
- a CDS encoding heavy metal translocating P-type ATPase, with protein sequence MGIAEIVVVAAAVALIAALGRFFFGPRRVGTARMEDGVQRIEITVRGGYSPDLVRVRQGVPAELVFDRRESGECTNRVLFPDLRINALLPAYARTTVRFHPADAGTFAFACGMNMIRGTLQVEPDGPYGEAAAAGRPVPAAGAERPPPGEASAAEAEAADAAERRAEIRDLARRVAVGAVLTLPVLFAVMAHELFGAGWVPGWMLNHWVQLALITPVMFYTGWPVHETGWLTLRHRGADMNSLITLGTSAAYGYSLLVTLAPRLLPEEVREVYFEAVGVILTLILLGRLLEARAKAGTGEAIRALLGLQARTARVVRDGAEAEIPVEDVVVGDEIAIRPGEKIPVDSHVVAGSSAVDESMVTGEPMPVTKRAGDTVIGATVNTTGSLRVRASKVGADTMLAQIIRLVQQAQASKAPIQRLADAVSAYFVPAVIAIAVAAFAVWYAVGPTPALTLALVSAVAVLIIACPCALGLATPLSVMVATGKGARAGILIRSAEALETAHKLDTVVLDKTGTVTAGKPELTDVHTADGFTADGLLALVAGAEADSEHPLAGAIVAAARGRGLTPASATAFDSVTGLGVRATVDGRPVLVGTARLLGDTGIDTAQLTTVAEEFAAQGKTAVLAAVEGRPAGVLAVADTVKQDSAAAIGALRRLGIDTVIITGDNARTAKAVAAQVGVERVLAEVLPRHKADEIRRLQREGRVVGMVGDGINDAPALAAADVGLAIGTGTDVAIEAADITLISGSLSGVATAVRLSRATMRNIRQNLFFALVYNAVGIPLAAGVLYPLLGIRLSPMIAAAAMALSSLSVVANASRLRRWRPAPLPPAESATRPSTASAP encoded by the coding sequence ATGGGTATCGCCGAGATCGTTGTCGTGGCGGCTGCCGTCGCTCTGATCGCCGCCCTCGGCCGGTTCTTCTTCGGTCCTCGCCGCGTCGGCACCGCCCGGATGGAAGACGGGGTGCAGCGGATCGAGATCACTGTCCGCGGCGGCTACAGCCCCGACCTGGTCCGGGTGCGTCAAGGGGTGCCGGCGGAGCTGGTCTTCGACCGGCGGGAGTCCGGGGAGTGCACCAACCGGGTCCTCTTCCCGGACCTGCGGATCAACGCACTGCTTCCGGCGTACGCGCGCACGACGGTACGGTTCCACCCGGCCGACGCCGGGACGTTCGCCTTCGCCTGTGGGATGAACATGATCCGCGGCACCCTCCAGGTCGAACCGGACGGACCGTACGGAGAGGCAGCGGCCGCCGGCCGCCCGGTCCCCGCTGCCGGAGCGGAGCGACCGCCGCCCGGCGAGGCGAGCGCGGCCGAGGCGGAGGCAGCGGATGCCGCCGAGCGCCGGGCCGAGATCCGCGACCTGGCCCGCCGGGTCGCCGTGGGTGCGGTGCTGACCTTGCCGGTGCTGTTCGCGGTCATGGCCCATGAGCTGTTCGGCGCCGGCTGGGTGCCGGGCTGGATGCTGAACCACTGGGTCCAACTGGCCCTGATCACACCCGTGATGTTCTATACGGGGTGGCCGGTCCACGAGACCGGCTGGCTGACCCTGCGCCACCGCGGTGCCGACATGAACTCCCTGATCACGCTCGGCACTTCGGCCGCCTACGGCTACAGCCTCCTGGTGACCCTGGCGCCGCGGCTGCTGCCCGAGGAGGTGCGGGAGGTCTACTTCGAGGCGGTCGGGGTGATCCTCACCCTGATCCTGCTCGGTCGGCTGCTGGAGGCGCGCGCCAAGGCAGGCACGGGCGAGGCGATCCGTGCGCTGCTCGGGCTCCAGGCACGAACCGCCCGGGTGGTACGGGACGGGGCGGAGGCCGAAATCCCCGTCGAGGACGTGGTCGTGGGCGACGAGATCGCGATCCGGCCGGGCGAGAAGATCCCCGTCGACTCCCACGTGGTCGCCGGCTCTTCGGCGGTCGACGAGTCGATGGTGACCGGCGAGCCGATGCCGGTGACGAAGCGCGCGGGGGACACGGTCATCGGCGCGACCGTCAACACCACAGGATCGCTGCGGGTGCGGGCGAGCAAGGTGGGCGCCGACACGATGCTCGCCCAGATCATCCGCCTGGTGCAGCAGGCGCAGGCGTCCAAGGCGCCGATACAGCGGCTCGCCGACGCGGTCTCCGCATACTTCGTTCCCGCCGTGATCGCGATCGCCGTCGCCGCGTTCGCCGTCTGGTACGCGGTCGGACCCACCCCCGCGCTCACGCTCGCGCTGGTCTCCGCGGTCGCCGTGCTGATCATCGCCTGCCCGTGCGCGCTGGGCCTGGCCACCCCCCTGTCGGTCATGGTCGCCACGGGCAAGGGCGCGCGGGCGGGCATCCTCATCCGGTCCGCCGAGGCCCTGGAGACCGCGCACAAGCTGGACACCGTCGTCCTGGACAAGACCGGCACCGTCACCGCAGGCAAGCCCGAACTCACCGACGTCCACACCGCTGACGGCTTCACCGCCGACGGACTGCTGGCGCTGGTGGCCGGGGCCGAGGCGGACAGCGAGCACCCACTCGCGGGCGCGATCGTGGCCGCCGCCCGTGGACGCGGCCTCACCCCCGCGTCTGCCACCGCCTTCGACTCGGTCACCGGCCTGGGCGTGCGGGCCACCGTGGACGGCAGGCCCGTGCTCGTCGGCACCGCCCGCCTCCTCGGCGACACCGGCATCGACACCGCACAGCTCACCACGGTGGCCGAGGAGTTCGCCGCCCAGGGCAAGACCGCCGTCCTTGCCGCCGTCGAAGGCCGGCCGGCCGGGGTGCTGGCCGTCGCCGACACCGTGAAGCAGGACTCGGCCGCGGCCATCGGCGCCCTGCGCCGCCTCGGCATCGACACCGTCATCATCACCGGCGACAACGCCCGTACGGCGAAGGCCGTCGCGGCCCAGGTCGGCGTCGAGCGCGTACTGGCCGAGGTGCTGCCCCGCCACAAGGCTGACGAGATCCGTCGGCTCCAGCGCGAAGGCCGCGTCGTCGGCATGGTCGGCGACGGCATCAACGACGCTCCCGCCCTCGCCGCGGCCGATGTCGGGCTCGCCATAGGCACCGGCACCGACGTGGCGATCGAGGCCGCCGACATCACCCTGATCTCCGGATCCCTCAGCGGTGTCGCCACGGCCGTCAGGCTCTCCCGCGCCACCATGCGCAACATCCGGCAGAACCTGTTCTTCGCCCTGGTCTACAACGCCGTCGGCATACCGCTCGCCGCCGGAGTCCTCTACCCGCTCTTGGGCATCCGCCTCAGCCCGATGATCGCCGCGGCCGCCATGGCCCTCTCCTCGCTGTCCGTGGTCGCCAACGCCTCCCGGCTGCGCCGCTGGCGCCCCGCACCACTGCCGCCCGCCGAGTCGGCGACGAGGCCCTCGACGGCTTCAGCCCCATGA
- a CDS encoding DUF305 domain-containing protein: MTFFQRALTRPVRRGAAVAGAVAAGALLLTACGDEGVKSPAASPEAGASAAPGGFNDADVAFAQGMIPHHQQALEMAGLADGRASDQEIKTLAGRIKKAQDPEITTMRSWLTSWGRPESPTTDHGAGHGNGHGDMPGTASGMMSDQDMDALMSAKGADFDRKFARMMIDHHNGAIAMAKAEQQNGRNVAAKKLAGDVIESQAAEVDRMQDILDRF; encoded by the coding sequence ATGACCTTCTTCCAGCGCGCCCTCACCCGGCCCGTTCGCCGCGGCGCGGCAGTGGCGGGAGCCGTCGCCGCCGGGGCCCTGCTGCTCACCGCCTGCGGCGACGAGGGCGTGAAATCGCCCGCCGCTTCGCCGGAGGCCGGTGCGTCGGCCGCACCCGGCGGGTTCAACGACGCGGACGTCGCGTTCGCCCAGGGGATGATTCCGCACCACCAGCAGGCACTCGAGATGGCCGGACTCGCCGACGGCCGCGCGTCCGACCAGGAGATCAAGACCCTGGCCGGCCGGATCAAGAAGGCCCAGGACCCCGAGATCACGACCATGCGGTCCTGGCTCACGTCGTGGGGCCGGCCCGAGTCGCCCACCACGGACCACGGCGCGGGCCACGGCAACGGCCACGGCGATATGCCCGGAACGGCGTCCGGAATGATGTCCGACCAGGACATGGACGCGCTCATGTCCGCGAAAGGCGCCGACTTCGACCGCAAGTTCGCCCGGATGATGATCGACCACCACAACGGCGCCATCGCCATGGCCAAGGCCGAGCAGCAGAACGGCCGCAACGTCGCCGCAAAGAAGCTCGCCGGCGACGTGATCGAGAGCCAGGCCGCCGAGGTCGACCGAATGCAGGACATCCTCGACCGGTTCTGA
- a CDS encoding Rieske (2Fe-2S) protein, which yields MTGTQGPARSVARRTVVTAAGGAGLAAALTACGGGSEGSTEVADTPPADGGTTGGTTGGSSSTGGSTGGGGGGEVLAKTADIPESGGKVFGDVVVTQPQAGEFKAFSSKCTHQGCAVKDVSEGLINCPCHNSMFDASDGSPKGGPATSPLPSVSIIVEGDSIRLA from the coding sequence ATGACCGGAACGCAGGGACCGGCGCGCAGTGTGGCACGACGCACCGTCGTGACGGCCGCGGGCGGAGCAGGGCTCGCCGCGGCGCTGACGGCGTGCGGCGGCGGCTCGGAAGGCTCGACTGAGGTGGCCGACACGCCGCCGGCCGACGGCGGCACCACCGGCGGTACGACCGGCGGTTCGTCCAGCACAGGCGGCTCGACCGGCGGTGGCGGTGGCGGCGAGGTGCTGGCGAAGACCGCGGACATCCCGGAGAGCGGCGGCAAGGTCTTCGGCGATGTCGTGGTGACCCAGCCGCAGGCGGGCGAGTTCAAGGCGTTCTCGTCCAAGTGCACCCACCAGGGCTGCGCCGTGAAGGACGTCTCCGAGGGACTGATCAACTGCCCTTGTCACAACAGCATGTTCGACGCGAGCGACGGCAGCCCGAAAGGCGGTCCGGCGACGTCCCCGCTGCCTTCCGTGTCGATCATCGTCGAAGGGGACTCGATCAGGCTCGCGTGA
- a CDS encoding cysteine hydrolase, with protein sequence MPSFEQLAEQLDPAATVLLTVECQNGVVGNGVTGKDSALPELAAQARSSGALTQIARLVAAAHEAGVQVLHAVAERRPDGRGSNHNARLFRAARRLLVQQHTGSRAVRIAEPIEVADEDIVVRRLHGLSPIAGTDVDALLRNLGCRTLVVTGVSANVAIPNAVFDAVNLGYTAVVPADAIAGVPPEYTPAMVRHTLALVATVVSTDEVLACWKGPRRSPRQTPVTRA encoded by the coding sequence ATGCCCTCGTTCGAACAGCTGGCGGAGCAGCTCGATCCCGCGGCCACGGTCCTGCTGACCGTCGAATGCCAGAACGGTGTCGTCGGCAACGGTGTCACCGGCAAGGACAGCGCTCTCCCGGAACTGGCCGCGCAGGCACGCTCGTCGGGCGCCCTGACCCAGATCGCGCGCCTGGTCGCCGCCGCGCACGAGGCCGGCGTGCAGGTCCTGCACGCCGTGGCCGAGCGTCGGCCCGACGGGCGCGGCTCGAACCACAATGCCCGGCTCTTCCGTGCCGCCCGGCGCCTGCTGGTGCAGCAGCACACGGGGAGCAGGGCCGTCCGCATCGCCGAACCGATCGAGGTCGCGGACGAGGACATCGTCGTCCGCAGACTGCACGGCCTGTCGCCGATCGCCGGCACGGACGTCGACGCGCTGCTGCGCAACCTCGGCTGCCGCACGCTCGTGGTCACCGGCGTGTCGGCCAACGTGGCCATTCCGAACGCCGTCTTCGACGCCGTCAACCTCGGCTACACCGCGGTCGTCCCGGCGGACGCCATCGCGGGGGTGCCCCCCGAGTACACCCCCGCGATGGTCCGTCACACGCTCGCCCTCGTCGCCACCGTCGTCAGTACGGACGAGGTGCTCGCGTGCTGGAAAGGCCCGCGGCGGTCGCCGCGGCAGACGCCCGTCACGCGAGCCTGA
- a CDS encoding pyridoxamine 5'-phosphate oxidase family protein codes for MDVTQRRGRRIMMEPAELDAFLAEQRTCRVATVSPDGRPHVSALWFAWDGTSLWLYSITRSRRWAELRRDPRIAVVVDAGEEYGELRGVELSGTAVFVGESPRTGEPCPELDAPERLFARKNFGLDAMPHDGRHAWVRLTPDAVASWDFRKLGAL; via the coding sequence ATGGACGTCACCCAGCGCCGCGGTCGCCGGATCATGATGGAGCCGGCCGAACTGGACGCCTTCCTCGCGGAACAGCGCACCTGTCGGGTGGCGACGGTGTCGCCCGACGGACGGCCGCATGTCAGTGCGCTCTGGTTCGCCTGGGACGGCACGTCCCTGTGGCTCTACTCGATCACCCGCAGCCGCCGCTGGGCGGAGCTGCGGCGCGACCCGCGGATCGCGGTGGTGGTGGACGCGGGCGAGGAGTACGGCGAGCTGAGGGGCGTGGAGCTGTCCGGTACGGCGGTCTTCGTCGGCGAGTCGCCGAGGACCGGGGAGCCGTGTCCGGAACTCGACGCACCCGAACGGCTCTTCGCGCGGAAGAACTTCGGTCTCGACGCCATGCCGCACGACGGCCGCCACGCCTGGGTCCGGCTGACGCCGGACGCCGTCGCGTCGTGGGACTTCCGCAAGCTCGGCGCGCTCTGA
- a CDS encoding LysR substrate-binding domain-containing protein: MLNLERLRTLDALARHGSVSGAADGLHVTTSAVSQQMAKLEREIGQQLLAKNGRGVRLTDAGRLLADHAARILSQVELAQADIEAQRGQAVGEVRIGAFPTAARGLLPATISALRGAHPELRVRAHELEPAEAVRQVVRGDLDLAVVLDWNNKRLPVPGGLARAQLLDDAADVAVPVDHPLARHTEVDLEDFADDEWVSWPEGEFCYEWLVFTLRSKGIEPRIAHTAEEHHTQLALISAGLGVCVTPRLGRGSVPEGVRLIPVRQKMLRHIYAIWRVDADRRPSIRAAVSALRSAAVSPA; encoded by the coding sequence ATGTTGAATCTGGAGCGCCTGCGGACCCTGGACGCGCTGGCCCGGCACGGCTCGGTGAGCGGCGCGGCCGACGGGCTGCACGTCACGACCTCGGCCGTGTCGCAGCAGATGGCGAAGCTGGAGCGGGAGATCGGGCAGCAGCTCCTCGCCAAGAACGGGCGGGGGGTGCGGCTCACCGACGCGGGCCGGCTACTCGCCGACCACGCCGCACGGATCCTGTCCCAGGTGGAGCTCGCCCAGGCCGACATCGAGGCGCAGCGCGGCCAGGCGGTCGGCGAGGTGCGGATCGGCGCCTTCCCGACGGCGGCGCGCGGGCTGCTCCCCGCGACGATCTCCGCACTGCGCGGCGCCCATCCCGAACTGCGGGTGCGCGCCCACGAGCTGGAGCCGGCGGAGGCGGTACGGCAGGTCGTCAGGGGCGACCTCGACCTGGCCGTCGTCCTCGACTGGAACAACAAGCGGCTCCCCGTGCCCGGCGGGCTCGCGCGGGCCCAACTGCTGGATGACGCCGCGGATGTCGCCGTCCCTGTCGACCACCCGCTCGCCCGGCACACGGAGGTGGACCTGGAGGACTTCGCGGACGACGAGTGGGTGTCCTGGCCCGAGGGCGAGTTCTGCTATGAGTGGCTCGTCTTCACCCTCCGCTCCAAGGGTATCGAGCCCCGGATCGCACACACGGCGGAGGAGCATCACACCCAGCTGGCCCTGATCTCCGCCGGCCTCGGGGTCTGCGTGACACCGCGGCTCGGGCGCGGGTCGGTGCCGGAGGGGGTGCGGCTCATCCCCGTGCGGCAGAAGATGCTCCGGCACATCTACGCGATCTGGCGCGTCGACGCGGACCGCCGCCCCTCGATCCGCGCAGCGGTCTCCGCGCTCCGCTCGGCCGCCGTGTCGCCGGCCTGA
- a CDS encoding DMT family transporter has product MSTVAPSSRTQPPLTACSTAVSPAVASPATASATTATRRRALDWRIRFAVLSLIWGFSFLLIKVGTGAYAPFQVTFGRLLFGTAVLAAAMAMRRERLPRALRTWGHLLVAGFFLNALPFSLFAYAELTIPSTLAGICNATSPLWGMALSLVALSEDRPTRRRVAGLGIGFIGVLTVLGAWQGFSGLDVTGTALALLASLSYPVGWIYVRRTLAGSAHSNLSLTGAHLLLATLQLALVTPLFTTLPTSFPMVPLLAVVALGALGTGLAMLIQYGLVAEVGPTTATMVTYFVPVIATAAGVTLLDEHLAWNTPVGALVVLAGAALTQSRRRRQQDA; this is encoded by the coding sequence ATGAGCACCGTCGCGCCGTCATCGCGCACCCAGCCCCCACTCACCGCTTGCTCGACCGCTGTCTCCCCGGCCGTCGCCTCCCCGGCGACCGCCTCGGCCACCACCGCCACCCGCCGCCGCGCCCTCGACTGGCGCATCCGGTTCGCGGTGCTCTCCCTGATCTGGGGCTTCAGCTTCCTTCTGATCAAGGTGGGGACGGGGGCCTACGCCCCGTTCCAGGTCACCTTCGGACGGCTCCTCTTCGGTACGGCCGTGCTCGCAGCGGCCATGGCGATGCGGCGCGAGCGGCTGCCCCGCGCCCTGCGCACCTGGGGCCATCTCCTGGTGGCGGGGTTCTTCCTCAACGCCCTGCCGTTCTCGCTGTTCGCCTATGCGGAGCTGACCATCCCGTCCACCCTGGCCGGGATCTGCAACGCCACCTCCCCCCTGTGGGGCATGGCGCTCTCACTCGTGGCGCTCTCCGAGGACCGGCCGACGCGCCGCCGGGTGGCAGGTCTCGGTATCGGCTTCATCGGCGTACTGACGGTGCTCGGCGCCTGGCAGGGCTTCTCGGGGCTGGATGTGACCGGCACGGCGCTGGCCCTGCTCGCCTCGCTGAGCTACCCGGTCGGCTGGATCTACGTCCGCCGCACGCTCGCGGGGTCCGCCCACTCGAACCTCTCGCTCACCGGCGCCCACCTCCTGCTCGCCACGCTCCAACTGGCGCTGGTGACCCCGCTGTTCACCACGCTGCCGACCTCCTTCCCCATGGTGCCGCTGCTCGCCGTGGTCGCCCTGGGAGCACTCGGCACGGGCTTGGCGATGCTGATCCAGTACGGGCTGGTCGCCGAGGTCGGGCCGACGACCGCGACGATGGTGACGTACTTCGTCCCGGTCATCGCCACCGCCGCCGGCGTGACCCTCCTGGACGAGCACCTCGCCTGGAACACCCCGGTCGGCGCGCTCGTCGTGCTGGCCGGCGCCGCGCTCACCCAGAGCAGGCGCCGCCGGCAGCAGGACGCGTAG
- a CDS encoding aminotransferase class I/II-fold pyridoxal phosphate-dependent enzyme, which translates to MLGEYRIVGRRASEIAASVEQGVAAGGLAPGQLLPPMRELAAALGVNPNTVAAAYRTLRERGVIETAGRRGSRVRSRPASTARSSLRVDAPPGVRQVSQGNPDPALLPSLYEAFAAAARRQDEQPVLYGEAPVDPELARIARAGLDADGVPDGPLAVTSGSLDAIERVLGVHLRPGDAVAVEDPGWGGLLDLVPALGLRTVPVALDEDGPRPDEVERALAAGARALIVTCRAQNPTGAVITEPRAQELRGVLARHPQVLLVEDDHGHAIVDQPLYPLAGVVEHWVLVRSTAKAYGPDLRLAVTTGDALTVDRVLGRQQLGPGWVSRLLQRAVVELWTSGAVDPVAVARAYGERRDALIRGLAGRGVEARGRSGMNVWVPVADETGAVARLLQSGWAVAPGARFRLATPPAVRLTVSGLTPDDIEALAAAVASATGLMPARSYG; encoded by the coding sequence GTGCTAGGAGAGTATCGGATCGTGGGTCGTCGCGCATCGGAGATCGCCGCGAGCGTGGAGCAGGGGGTCGCCGCAGGGGGCCTCGCCCCGGGCCAGCTGCTGCCGCCCATGCGGGAGCTGGCGGCTGCCCTGGGCGTCAACCCGAACACGGTCGCCGCTGCGTACCGGACGCTGCGCGAGCGAGGGGTCATCGAGACGGCCGGCCGCCGGGGCAGCCGGGTGCGCTCGCGCCCGGCCAGCACGGCGCGCAGTTCGCTGAGGGTCGATGCGCCGCCCGGTGTGCGGCAGGTCTCCCAGGGCAACCCCGACCCCGCGCTTCTGCCGTCGCTGTACGAGGCGTTCGCGGCCGCCGCGCGCCGCCAGGACGAGCAGCCCGTGCTCTACGGGGAGGCCCCCGTCGACCCCGAGCTGGCGCGGATCGCCCGGGCCGGGCTCGACGCCGACGGCGTGCCGGACGGGCCCCTCGCCGTCACGTCCGGCTCCCTCGACGCCATCGAGCGCGTGCTCGGCGTCCACCTCAGGCCGGGCGACGCCGTCGCCGTCGAGGACCCCGGCTGGGGCGGACTGCTGGACCTCGTCCCGGCGCTCGGGCTGCGGACCGTCCCGGTCGCCCTCGACGAGGACGGACCCCGCCCGGACGAGGTGGAACGTGCGCTGGCCGCCGGAGCGCGGGCGCTGATCGTCACCTGCCGGGCGCAGAACCCCACCGGAGCCGTGATCACCGAGCCGCGCGCGCAGGAGCTGCGTGGGGTGCTCGCCCGTCATCCGCAGGTCCTGCTCGTCGAGGACGACCACGGCCACGCCATCGTCGACCAGCCGCTGTACCCGCTCGCCGGGGTGGTCGAGCACTGGGTGCTCGTACGCTCCACGGCCAAGGCGTACGGTCCGGATCTGCGGCTCGCCGTGACGACCGGCGACGCCCTCACCGTCGACCGGGTGCTCGGCCGGCAGCAGCTCGGCCCCGGCTGGGTCAGCAGGCTGCTCCAGCGCGCGGTCGTGGAGCTGTGGACCTCGGGCGCGGTCGACCCGGTCGCGGTGGCGCGCGCGTACGGGGAACGGCGCGACGCGCTGATCCGAGGGCTGGCCGGGCGGGGTGTCGAGGCGCGGGGGCGCAGCGGGATGAACGTGTGGGTGCCCGTGGCCGACGAGACCGGGGCCGTCGCACGGCTGTTGCAGTCGGGCTGGGCGGTCGCTCCGGGGGCGCGCTTCCGGCTCGCCACGCCGCCCGCGGTCCGCCTCACCGTCTCGGGGCTGACCCCGGACGACATCGAGGCGCTCGCGGCGGCGGTCGCGTCGGCCACGGGCCTGATGCCGGCCCGCAGCTACGGCTGA